The Puntigrus tetrazona isolate hp1 chromosome 4, ASM1883169v1, whole genome shotgun sequence genome includes a window with the following:
- the LOC122342642 gene encoding 6-phosphofructo-2-kinase/fructose-2,6-bisphosphatase 3-like, translating to MPRELTQNRIQKIWIPSKDDKPSMPRTSRGGPHLANPPTVIVMVGLPARGKTYISRKLTRYLNWIGIPTKVFNVGEYRREAVKHYSSYDFFKSDNEDAVKIRQ from the exons ATGCCAAGGGAACTAACACAGAACAGGATCCAAAAAATCTGGATTCCCTCTAAGGATGACAAACCTTCAATGCCCCGCACAT cacGCGGAGGCCCCCACCTGGCGAACCCCCCGACAGTGATAGTGATGGTAGGGCTCCCCGCTCGGGGCAAAACCTACATTTCAAGAAAACTCACACGCTACCTCAACTGGATTGGGATTCCcacaaaag tttttaacgtCGGAGAGTATCGACGAGAGGCTGTGAAACACTACAGCTCTTATGATTTCTTCAAATCGGACAATGAGGATGCTGTAAAAATCCGACAGTAA